A genomic stretch from Erigeron canadensis isolate Cc75 chromosome 9, C_canadensis_v1, whole genome shotgun sequence includes:
- the LOC122581560 gene encoding protein ECERIFERUM 26-like yields MHNEQNSIYDVKISTVSAGFISGNDVAQELTEMDLAMKLHYLRFVYYFKKPAFDGFTIFTIKETMFNWLNHAYIPCGRIRKADSGRPFIKCNDSGVRIIEAKCHLSLDEWLQSRDDSRHKFLVSNQVLGPDLAFSPLVLIQLTEFKCGGTSVGLSWSHLLGDTISAVSFIKLWAQVIAGHQPAQILIMAPKQSKDHDFQNTNLNPDTDPLSVKRVGPVGDLWSNPNNSKMETFSFYISKPELTRLQEKMYEEKVDQELPVFEGICAVIWKSLAKVRDESGLKVVTVCKSDVTNRSKGIITNKSQTIGVVKTDMSVEKCSPLKLGLLIKDQADDEREKIEETMRNLDDFLIYGANLTFVDMSDATFYEMEVRGQTPVYVNCFIDSIGDQGVVLVLPTPKGDSDERTVSITVPENEMAKLKTVLKEDWCIE; encoded by the exons atGCACAATGAACAAAACTCCATCTACGACGTCAAAATCTCGACAGTCTCGGCGGGGTTCATATCGGGGAACGACGTGGCTCAAGAGCTAACCGAAATGGACCTAGCCATGAAACTTCACTACCTTCGGTTTGTCTACTACTTCAAAAAACCGGCATTTGATGGTTTTACCATCTTTACAATTAAAGAAACTATGTTCAATTGGTTAAACCATGCCTACATCCCATGTGGGCGGATAAGAAAGGCTGACTCAGGTCGGCCTTTCATCAAATGCAATGACAGTGGGGTGCGAATCATCGAGGCTAAGTGTCATTTGAGCCTTGACGAATGGCTTCAATCTAGAGATGATTCTAGACACAAATTTCTTGTTTCTAACCAAGTTCTTGGCCCTGATTTAGCTTTCTCTCCACTTGTTTTGATACAG TTAACCGAATTTAAATGTGGAGGAACATCGGTTGGTTTGAGTTGGTCCCATTTGCTTGGGGATACTATTTCAGCTGTCTCCTTCATAAAACTATGGGCTCAAGTCATTGCAGGTCATCAACCGGCCCAAATACTCATTATGGCCCCAAAACAATCCAAAGACCATGATTTCCAAAACACAAACCTGAACCCAGACACAGATCCACTTTCAGTCAAACGGGTTGGCCCGGTTGGAGACCTTTGGTCGAATCCAAACAACTCTAAAATGGAAACATTTTCGTTCTATATATCTAAGCCTGAATTGACTCGGTTGCAAGAGAAAATGTATGAAGAGAAAGTTGATCAAGAACTACCCGTGTTCGAGGGTATCTGTGCTGTAATTTGGAAAAGTCTAGCAAAAGTAAGAGATGAATCGGGACTCAAGGTTGTAACAGTATGCAAAAGTGACGTGACAAATCGAAGTAAAGGAATTATCACAAATAAAAGCCAAACCATTGGTGTAGTGAAAACAGACATGTCTGTAGAAAAATGTAGCCCCTTGAAGCTAGGGTTACTCATTAAGGATCAAGCAGACGATGAACGCGAAAAGATTGAGGAAACGATGAGGAATCTTGATGATTTTCTGATTTACGGAGCCAACTTGACTTTTGTGGATATGAGTGATGCCACATTTTATGAGATGGAAGTGAGGGGACAAACGCCCGTTTATGTAAACTGTTTCATTGATAGCATTGGCGATCAAGGTGTCGTGTTGGTTCTGCCAACGCCAAAAGGTGACTCGGATGAAAGGACAGTAAGCATAACTGTGCCTGAAAATGAGATGGCCAAGCTTAAAACGGTGCTTAAAGAAGACTGGTGTATTGAATAA